The following are from one region of the Vicia villosa cultivar HV-30 ecotype Madison, WI unplaced genomic scaffold, Vvil1.0 ctg.003093F_1_1, whole genome shotgun sequence genome:
- the LOC131640400 gene encoding uncharacterized protein LOC131640400 yields MASMLSFLNSLSHRKKPSNNTIKDDHINDDDLAIVKAAAWAWYQHGSGSCHEGEAISSEFFVRRNRREPRPSRYKLEIEAKRSMEKEIKECSSSPIHHKKEESLLDEYEVQSISRHLNKLIVSNNNQNRKKLVSSTDNIAITSVDDDVVRKNKKKIIRKGFFFKHGVVCGREGDVVDSSSVVSRDHRPLTKRVPSVNGFK; encoded by the coding sequence ATGGCTTCCATGCTCTCTTTTCTAAACTCTCTTTCTCACAGAAAGAAACCTAGCAACAACACTATTAAAGATGATCACATCAATGATGATGACTTAGCCATTGTAAAAGCAGCTGCATGGGCATGGTATCAACACGGTTCCGGATCATGCCATGAAGGAGAGGCTATTTCGAGTGAGTTTTTCGTAAGAAGGAATCGTCGCGAACCGAGGCCTTCTCGTTACAAGTTAGAGATAGAAGCAAAAAGATCAATggaaaaggaaataaaagaatgttCAAGCTCACCGATTCATCACAAGAAGGAGGAGTCTCTACTTGATGAATATGAAGTTCAGAGCATTTCAAGGCATTTGAACAAGCTTATAGTGTCTAATAATAATCAAAACCGCAAGAAACTTGTGAGTAGCACCGACAATATTGCTATTACAAGTGTAGATGATGATGTTGTTagaaagaataagaagaagattaTAAGAAAAGGGTTTTTCTTTAAGCATGGTGTTGTATGTGGAAGAGAAGGAGATGTGGTTGATTCAAGTAGTGTTGTTTCAAGAGATCATCGTCCATTAACAAAGAGAGTACCTTCAGTTAATGGttttaaataa